The following are from one region of the Acanthopagrus latus isolate v.2019 chromosome 2, fAcaLat1.1, whole genome shotgun sequence genome:
- the sgcg gene encoding gamma-sarcoglycan — protein MVREQYVTTTQGSSSPRPVPDHVYKIGIYGWRKRCLYLFVLLLIVILVVNFALTIWILRVMWFNTEGMGHLQVHPDGVKLEEGESEFLHPIYAQDIHSREDSSLLAHSSENVSLYARNENGDVTGRLSVGPKEAQGHARNLLINSHNDNMLFAADGEQAVIGPDKLRVTGPEGAIFQHSVEVPLLRSELLKDLRLESPTRSLSMDAPKGVHLKALAGNIEAASKMDVILQSTIGLLVLDAETVRMPSLLLSEGGDSGNAQGLFEVCVCPSGKLFLSKAGVTSTCSENQEC, from the exons ATGGTGCGAGAGCAGTACGTCACCACCACCCAGGGCAGCAGCTCGCCCAGGCCCGTGCCCGACCATGTCTACAAGATCGGCATCTATGGCTGGAGGAAACGATGCCTCTacctgtttgtgctgctgctcatcGTCATCTTGGTGGTCAACTTCGCCCTCACCATCTGGATCCTTAGGGTGATGTGGTTCAACACG GAAGGGATGGGACACCTACAAGTGCACCCCGATGGGGTCAAACTGGAGGAGGGCGAGTCAGAGTTTCTTCACCCCATCTACGCCCAGGACATCCACTCCAGAGAA gactCTTCCCTGCTGGCGCACTCCTCGGAAAATGTCTCCCTTTACGCCCGTAATGAAAATGGTGATGTCACGGGGAGGTTATCTGTGG GTCCAAAAGAGGCTCAGGGACACGCTCGAAATCTCCTCATTAACTCCCACAATGACAACATGCTGTTCGCTGCAGATGGCGAGCAGGCTGTGATTGGACCAGACAAGCTACGAGTCACAG GTCCTGAAGGAGCGATCTTCCAGCATTCAGTGGAGGTGCCCCTGCTGAGATCTGAACTTCTCAAGGATCTGAG GTTGGAGTCTCCTACTCGCTCGCTCAGTATGGACGCACCGAAAGGAGTTCATTTGAAAGCGCTGGCTGGAAACATAGAAGCTGCTTCCAAAATGGATGTTATTCTGCAGTCGACTATAGGACTg CTGGTGCTGGATGCTGAGACGGTGCGCATGCCGAGCCTGCTCCTGAGTGAAGGAGGGGATTCTGGAAATGCTCAGGGCCTCTTCGAGGTGTGCGTCTGTCCCAGCGGCAAGCTCTTCCTGTCCAAGGCCGGGGTCACCTCCACTTGCAGTGAGAATCAGGAGTGCTAG